From one Lolium rigidum isolate FL_2022 chromosome 4, APGP_CSIRO_Lrig_0.1, whole genome shotgun sequence genomic stretch:
- the LOC124647742 gene encoding uncharacterized protein LOC124647742, with protein MVSPPRYNDSKTHLSTGWVKDGAHNSICRDLDCPGLQLVSGSPIFPSDIISPVTEGNGARQTITIKVLKDKSSGDWWLHCGVNGDPIPIGYYPASLFDRLSMKATHIILGGVVSRSETTGLPPMGSGAFASSDSDKAAVIRDIQLIDQDGRSTPIGDDMPAQITDFRIYSVSPMVGSKFSYGGPRKVTNNQGSDRAGTDHHTHEDTIKHVN; from the exons AAAGATGGAGCACATAATTCAATATGTCGCGACCTAGACTGTCCTGGTCTTCAGCTTGTGAGTGGGTCTCCCATATTCCCTAGTGATATCATATCCCCAGTCACTGAAGGCAACGGGGCACGGCAAACTATTACCATTAAAGTGCTCAAG GACAAGTCGAGTGGGGATTGGTGGTTACACTGTGGCGTTAACGGCGACCCAATTCCAATTGGTTACTACCCGGCGTCTCTATTTGACCGCTTATCCATGAAAGCAACTCATATCATTCTTGGTGGCGTTGTTTCTAGGTCAGAAACTACAGGACTTCCTCCAATGGGCAGTGGAGCCTTCGCCTCCTCTGACTCGGACAAGGCCGCGGTGATCCGTGACATTCAACTAATCGACCAGGATGGCAGAAGCACCCCGATTGGCGATGATATGCCCGCACAAATCACCGACTTCAGGATTTATTCCGTGTCGCCAATGGTAGGATCAAAATTCTCATACGGAGGGCCAAGAAAAGTAACTAATAATCAGGGGAGTGACCGAGCGGGCACAGACCATCATACCCATGAAGATACAATCAAACATGTGAATTAA